In Agromyces sp. G08B096, a genomic segment contains:
- a CDS encoding FAD-binding oxidoreductase — protein sequence MTRSDIAASPLTDRLPAVLGDRLITAAHEEFAPLAATTFTGDDRTPEVIARPRNAAETAEVVRLAAEGAIPFAVRGGGHAYHRRSSVAGGLVLDTRLLDGIDLDPDARIGRAGGGVLAGAYTTAAGAFGLATGFGDTGSVGVAGLTLGGGIGHLSRRDGLAIDNLLAAELVLADGRVVRASADEHDDLFWALRGGGGNFGVVTALEFRLHPTATIVGGFLAFESSPDVLAALVRAGQEAPDTLSVMVNAMLAPPAPFLPVEVHGRPIVAALVCFSGAPEDADAVLAPLRAAGTPIADLVRPQAYPELFAGPPAPSGLRASIRTGFRDELDPAWAAAALDAIGTAATPGAIVNVRVMGGAIGRVDADATAFAHRDRGLMVTVVGSQPDPNGADGREWVDATAGRLGVATGGSYVNFIGDDDPDGAAAAYPEATLQRLAEVKRRYDPENLFRSNHNIAPQG from the coding sequence ATGACCCGCTCCGACATCGCCGCATCACCCCTCACCGACCGCCTCCCCGCCGTGCTCGGGGATCGCCTGATCACCGCGGCGCACGAGGAGTTCGCACCGCTCGCCGCGACCACGTTCACCGGCGACGACCGGACACCCGAGGTCATCGCCCGGCCTCGCAACGCAGCCGAGACCGCCGAGGTCGTGCGACTCGCCGCCGAGGGCGCCATCCCGTTCGCCGTCCGCGGCGGAGGCCACGCGTACCACCGCCGATCGAGCGTCGCCGGCGGACTCGTCCTCGACACCCGGCTCCTCGACGGCATCGACCTCGACCCCGACGCCCGGATCGGCCGCGCCGGCGGCGGCGTGCTGGCCGGTGCCTACACCACGGCGGCGGGCGCGTTCGGGCTCGCGACCGGGTTCGGCGACACGGGCAGCGTCGGCGTCGCGGGGCTCACGCTCGGCGGCGGCATCGGCCACCTCAGCCGACGCGACGGGCTCGCGATCGACAACCTGCTCGCCGCCGAGCTGGTCCTCGCCGACGGCCGCGTGGTGCGCGCGAGTGCCGACGAGCACGACGACCTGTTCTGGGCGCTGCGGGGCGGAGGCGGAAACTTCGGAGTCGTGACCGCCCTCGAGTTCCGGCTGCACCCCACGGCGACCATCGTCGGCGGGTTCCTCGCGTTCGAGTCGTCGCCCGACGTCCTTGCGGCGCTCGTGCGGGCCGGTCAGGAGGCGCCCGACACCCTCTCCGTCATGGTGAACGCCATGCTGGCGCCGCCCGCGCCGTTCCTGCCCGTCGAGGTGCACGGCCGCCCGATCGTCGCGGCGCTCGTCTGCTTCTCGGGCGCGCCCGAGGACGCCGATGCCGTCCTCGCACCGTTGCGCGCGGCAGGCACCCCGATCGCCGACCTCGTGCGCCCGCAGGCGTACCCCGAGCTCTTCGCGGGACCGCCGGCACCGTCCGGGCTGCGCGCGAGCATCCGCACCGGGTTCCGCGACGAGCTCGACCCGGCCTGGGCCGCCGCCGCGCTCGACGCGATCGGCACGGCGGCCACGCCGGGCGCGATCGTCAACGTGCGGGTGATGGGCGGCGCCATCGGCCGGGTCGATGCCGACGCCACCGCGTTCGCGCACCGCGACCGCGGGCTCATGGTCACGGTCGTCGGGTCGCAGCCCGACCCGAACGGCGCCGACGGACGCGAGTGGGTCGACGCCACGGCGGGCCGGCTGGGCGTCGCGACCGGCGGATCGTACGTCAACTTCATCGGCGACGACGACCCCGACGGGGCTGCGGCGGCCTACCCCGAGGCGACGCTGCAGCGGCTCGCCGAGGTGAAGCGCCGGTACGATCCCGAGAACCTGTTCCGCTCGAACCACAACATCGCGCCCCAGGGCTGA
- a CDS encoding DUF4245 domain-containing protein produces the protein MASSRPPRVVAELGRPETPEETAARKAENSRKHRQRQTVLNLVLALGASLIVVLVIVLIVPRSDTPIERDVDVAGTAEQAQASMGDPLAVPELPEGWRANAAEIRRSEVDDVTAWYVGYLTPSDEYIGLSQAEGANPTWVAGLLARTLATGTTTIDGVDWTVYDNRESSEDVGNARYGLTTEANGTTFVLLGTATPDEFEILAEALTPTIAAQE, from the coding sequence ATGGCCTCCTCCCGTCCGCCGCGGGTGGTCGCCGAGCTCGGCCGCCCCGAGACGCCCGAGGAGACGGCGGCCCGCAAGGCCGAGAACAGCCGCAAGCACCGTCAGCGCCAGACCGTGCTGAACCTCGTCCTCGCGCTCGGCGCGAGCCTCATCGTCGTCCTCGTGATCGTGCTCATCGTGCCGCGGAGCGACACGCCGATCGAGCGCGACGTCGATGTCGCGGGCACCGCGGAGCAGGCGCAGGCCTCGATGGGCGATCCGCTCGCGGTGCCCGAGCTGCCCGAAGGATGGCGCGCGAACGCCGCCGAGATCCGGCGCAGCGAGGTCGACGATGTGACCGCCTGGTACGTCGGCTACCTCACCCCGAGCGACGAGTACATCGGCCTCTCGCAGGCCGAGGGCGCGAACCCCACGTGGGTCGCCGGGCTCCTCGCCCGGACGCTCGCGACCGGCACCACGACGATCGACGGCGTCGACTGGACCGTCTACGACAACCGCGAATCCTCCGAAGACGTGGGCAACGCGCGGTACGGCCTCACCACCGAGGCGAACGGCACGACCTTCGTGCTGCTCGGCACCGCCACGCCCGACGAGTTCGAGATCCTCGCCGAGGCACTCACCCCCACGATCGCCGCGCAGGAGTAG
- a CDS encoding isoprenyl transferase: MQNSDRSRGRGILYRLYERRLRNDLGDAAAIPRHVAMIIDGNRRWARQLGYDSAAHGHRAGAAKVREFLEWCDDLGIQVVTLYLLSSDNLSNRESAELTDLIEIIAELAEELSHYRDWRVQHVGSDQGLPGPLVAALDAAEQRTADKRGLHVNLAVGYGGRTEITDAMRAIVAAHHAEGRSLEDLAERLTPELIGEHLYTGGQPDPDLVIRTSGEQRLSDFMLWQAAHSEFYFVEALGPDLRRVDFLRAIRDYSKRHRRFGG, encoded by the coding sequence GTGCAGAACAGCGATCGGTCCCGAGGTCGCGGCATCCTCTACCGGCTCTACGAACGCCGGCTCCGCAACGACCTCGGCGACGCCGCCGCGATTCCGCGGCACGTGGCGATGATCATCGACGGCAATCGTCGATGGGCGAGGCAGCTCGGCTACGACTCGGCCGCCCACGGGCACCGGGCCGGCGCCGCGAAGGTGCGGGAGTTCCTCGAGTGGTGCGACGACCTCGGCATCCAGGTCGTCACGCTCTACCTGCTCTCGAGCGACAATCTGTCGAACCGGGAGTCGGCCGAGCTCACCGACCTCATCGAGATCATCGCCGAGCTCGCCGAGGAGCTCAGCCACTACCGAGACTGGCGGGTGCAGCACGTCGGCAGCGATCAGGGGCTCCCCGGACCGCTCGTCGCGGCGCTCGACGCCGCCGAGCAGCGCACGGCCGACAAGCGAGGGCTGCACGTCAACCTCGCCGTCGGCTACGGCGGGCGCACCGAGATCACCGATGCGATGCGCGCCATCGTGGCCGCCCATCACGCGGAGGGACGCAGCCTCGAGGATCTCGCTGAGCGCCTCACCCCCGAGCTCATCGGCGAGCACCTCTACACGGGCGGTCAGCCCGATCCCGACCTCGTCATCCGCACCTCCGGCGAGCAGCGCCTCAGCGACTTCATGCTCTGGCAGGCCGCCCACAGCGAGTTCTACTTCGTGGAGGCCCTCGGACCCGACCTCCGGCGCGTCGACTTCCTGCGGGCGATCCGCGACTACTCGAAGCGGCACCGCCGCTTCGGCGGGTGA
- a CDS encoding class II fumarate hydratase gives MVDNAADYRIEHDTMGEVRVPASALYRAQTQRAVENFPISGHGLEPAQIAALARIKKAAAQANARLGVLEADLAQAIVEAADDVIAGRHGFVEHFPVDVYQTGSGTSSNMNMNEVLATLATQKLGRDVHPNDHVNASQSSNDVFPTSVHIAVTAALIDELIPALDHLAVALEEKAAAWADLVKSGRTHLMDATPVTLGQEFGGYARQIRLGIERVRTALPRVAEVPLGGTAVGTGINTPAGFPQLVIELLQQETELPIVEAADHFEAQANRDGLVDASGALRTIAVSLTKICNDLRWMGSGPNTGLGELFIPDLQPGSSIMPGKVNPVVPEAVLMVAARVIGNDATVAWGGASGSFELNVQIPVMGTALLESIRLLANSVRVLADKTVSGLEPNRERVAALAGMSPSIVTPLNKLIGYEAAAKIAKHSVAKGITVREAVIDLGYVERGELTEEQLDQALDLLSMTRPPQAK, from the coding sequence GTGGTGGACAACGCCGCCGACTACCGCATCGAGCACGACACGATGGGCGAGGTGCGGGTGCCCGCGTCCGCCCTGTACCGGGCGCAGACCCAGCGCGCCGTCGAGAACTTCCCGATCTCGGGGCACGGCCTCGAGCCGGCGCAGATCGCCGCCCTCGCGCGCATCAAGAAGGCGGCGGCGCAGGCGAACGCCCGGCTCGGCGTGCTCGAGGCCGACCTGGCCCAGGCCATCGTCGAGGCGGCCGACGACGTCATCGCGGGCCGTCACGGCTTCGTCGAGCATTTCCCGGTCGACGTGTACCAGACCGGCTCCGGCACGAGCTCGAACATGAACATGAACGAGGTGCTCGCGACCCTCGCGACGCAGAAGCTCGGCCGCGACGTGCATCCCAACGACCACGTCAACGCGTCGCAGTCCTCGAACGACGTGTTCCCGACGTCGGTGCACATCGCCGTCACCGCTGCGCTCATCGACGAGCTCATCCCCGCGCTCGACCACCTCGCCGTCGCGCTCGAGGAGAAGGCTGCGGCCTGGGCCGATCTCGTGAAGTCGGGCCGCACGCACCTCATGGACGCGACGCCGGTCACCCTCGGGCAGGAGTTCGGCGGCTACGCACGCCAGATCCGCCTCGGCATCGAGCGGGTCCGCACCGCGCTGCCCCGCGTCGCCGAGGTGCCGCTCGGCGGCACGGCGGTGGGCACGGGCATCAACACCCCGGCCGGCTTCCCGCAGCTCGTGATCGAGCTGCTGCAGCAGGAGACCGAGCTGCCGATCGTGGAGGCCGCCGACCATTTCGAGGCGCAGGCCAACCGCGACGGCCTCGTGGACGCCTCCGGCGCCCTCCGCACCATCGCGGTGAGCCTCACGAAGATCTGCAACGACCTCCGCTGGATGGGCTCCGGCCCGAACACCGGCCTCGGCGAGCTCTTCATCCCCGACCTCCAGCCCGGCTCGTCGATCATGCCCGGCAAGGTGAACCCCGTCGTCCCCGAGGCCGTGCTCATGGTCGCGGCACGGGTCATCGGCAACGACGCCACCGTCGCGTGGGGCGGCGCGTCGGGCTCGTTCGAGCTCAACGTGCAGATCCCCGTCATGGGCACCGCGCTCCTGGAGTCCATCCGCCTGCTCGCGAACTCGGTCCGCGTGCTCGCCGACAAGACGGTTTCCGGGCTCGAGCCGAACCGCGAGCGCGTCGCGGCGCTCGCGGGCATGTCTCCGTCGATCGTGACCCCGCTGAACAAGCTCATCGGGTACGAGGCCGCCGCGAAGATCGCCAAGCACTCGGTCGCCAAGGGCATCACCGTGCGCGAGGCCGTGATCGACCTCGGCTACGTCGAGCGCGGCGAGCTCACCGAGGAGCAGCTCGACCAGGCGCTCGACCTGCTGTCGATGACGCGTCCGCCGCAGGCGAAGTAG
- a CDS encoding carbonic anhydrase, whose translation MNDAQQRTVTPAEAWRELRLGNDRFVSGKPSHPHQDVERRTELAVGQTPRVAIFGCSDSRLAAEIIFDLGLGDAFVVRNAGQVMGDSIIGSLEYAVGVLGVPLILVLGHDECGAVRAAIDSTAADAAPLPPYIAGLVERIVPAVRRVTGTEDGAPVDTSHVDAGFVGREHLRDTVHELLERSEMISDAVAAGRLAVVGANYRLVEGRAETDVVVGRI comes from the coding sequence GTGAACGACGCGCAGCAGCGCACCGTGACCCCCGCCGAGGCTTGGAGGGAACTCCGCCTCGGCAACGATCGCTTCGTGTCGGGCAAGCCCTCGCACCCGCATCAGGACGTCGAGCGACGCACGGAGCTCGCCGTCGGGCAGACCCCCCGCGTCGCGATCTTCGGCTGCAGCGACTCTCGCCTGGCCGCCGAGATCATCTTCGACCTCGGCCTCGGCGACGCATTCGTCGTCCGCAACGCGGGCCAGGTGATGGGCGACTCGATCATCGGCTCGCTCGAGTACGCCGTCGGGGTGCTGGGCGTCCCGCTCATCCTCGTGCTCGGCCACGACGAGTGCGGCGCGGTCCGGGCCGCGATCGACTCGACGGCCGCTGACGCGGCGCCGCTTCCGCCCTACATCGCGGGACTCGTGGAGCGCATCGTCCCCGCCGTCCGACGGGTCACGGGCACCGAGGACGGCGCCCCGGTCGACACGTCGCACGTCGACGCGGGCTTCGTCGGCCGCGAGCACCTGCGCGACACCGTGCACGAGCTGCTCGAGCGCAGCGAGATGATCAGCGACGCGGTGGCAGCGGGTAGGCTGGCAGTCGTCGGCGCCAACTACCGGCTCGTCGAGGGCCGCGCCGAGACCGACGTCGTCGTCGGCCGCATCTGA
- a CDS encoding PhoH family protein, whose translation MATGATSQSDGRQTGAQARSRVASSHAAAQAERTYVLDTSVLLSDPRALFRFAEHAVVLPVVVITELEAKRNDPEIGYFARQSLRILDELRIEHERLDFPIPVGDGGSLRVELNHSSPSVLPSGLQLGDNDSRILACAANLANDGVAVTVVSKDLPLRVKAAAIGIDAQEYRAELAVDSGWTGMAEATLGSNDMAKLYEHESLVVREAVGMPVNTGLVLHSDRGSALARVTGDDGAVRLVRGDREVFGVHGRSAEQRLAIDLLLDPEIGILSLGGRAGTGKSALALCAGLEAVLERQQHKKIMVFRPLYAVGGQELGYLPGDQVEKMNPWAQAVFDTLGSVVSDNVLDEVVDRGILEVLPLTHIRGRSLHDAFVIVDEAQSLERNVLLTVLSRIGQNSRVVLTHDVAQRDNLRVGRHDGVASVIETLKGHPLFAHVTLTRSERSAIAALVSEMLDGAELA comes from the coding sequence GTGGCAACAGGTGCAACTTCCCAGTCCGACGGTCGGCAGACGGGCGCGCAGGCGCGCTCGCGGGTCGCGTCCTCACACGCGGCGGCGCAGGCCGAGCGGACCTATGTGCTCGACACGTCGGTGCTGCTGAGCGATCCCCGGGCGCTATTCCGGTTCGCCGAGCACGCCGTCGTGCTGCCCGTGGTCGTCATCACCGAGCTGGAGGCCAAGCGGAACGACCCGGAGATCGGGTACTTCGCCAGGCAGTCGCTGCGGATCCTCGACGAGCTGCGGATCGAGCACGAGCGGCTGGACTTCCCGATCCCGGTCGGCGACGGCGGCTCGCTGCGGGTCGAGCTCAACCACTCGAGCCCGTCGGTGCTGCCGAGCGGGCTGCAACTCGGCGACAACGACTCCAGGATCCTCGCGTGCGCCGCCAACCTCGCCAACGACGGGGTCGCCGTCACCGTGGTCTCCAAAGACCTGCCGCTGCGCGTCAAGGCCGCCGCGATCGGCATCGACGCCCAGGAGTACCGCGCCGAGCTCGCCGTCGACTCCGGGTGGACGGGGATGGCCGAGGCCACCCTCGGCTCCAACGACATGGCGAAGCTCTACGAGCACGAATCGCTCGTCGTCCGCGAAGCCGTCGGGATGCCGGTCAACACCGGGCTCGTGCTGCATTCCGACCGCGGCTCCGCCCTGGCCCGCGTCACGGGTGACGACGGCGCCGTCCGCCTCGTCCGCGGCGACCGCGAGGTCTTCGGAGTGCACGGCCGGTCGGCGGAGCAGCGACTCGCGATCGACCTCCTGCTCGACCCCGAGATCGGCATCCTCTCGCTCGGCGGCCGCGCCGGCACCGGCAAGTCGGCCCTCGCGCTCTGCGCCGGCCTCGAAGCCGTGCTCGAACGCCAGCAGCACAAGAAGATCATGGTCTTCCGTCCGCTGTACGCCGTGGGCGGCCAGGAGCTCGGCTACCTGCCGGGCGACCAGGTGGAGAAGATGAACCCCTGGGCGCAAGCCGTCTTCGACACGCTGGGCTCGGTCGTCTCCGACAACGTGCTCGACGAGGTCGTCGACCGGGGCATCCTCGAGGTGCTGCCGCTCACCCACATCCGCGGCCGGTCGCTGCACGACGCGTTCGTGATCGTCGACGAGGCGCAGTCGCTCGAACGGAACGTGCTGCTCACGGTGCTGAGCCGGATCGGGCAGAACTCCCGCGTCGTGCTGACCCACGACGTCGCGCAGCGCGACAACCTCCGCGTCGGCCGGCACGACGGCGTCGCGTCGGTGATCGAGACATTGAAGGGCCACCCGCTGTTCGCGCACGTGACGCTCACGCGCAGCGAGCGGTCGGCGATCGCCGCGCTCGTGAGCGAGATGCTCGACGGGGCGGAGCTGGCGTGA
- a CDS encoding aminotransferase class V-fold PLP-dependent enzyme yields the protein MTIEDFQAGFGEEPGYLDYGRVGPLSRAVVEETTAFGLVLERARHGSMDAFGEQDARVRAAAAAVTRFPAEQIVFQPNATQGLMHAMFGLTGTVLLSPDEFPSLPIAAVRAQEALHVVQPAWLETDHGKVTPAGIRDQLEQNVAAVAVSLVDSRTGYLCDLEGIRQVIGDRLLIVDAIQGFGVVDAPWEAADIITTGGQKWCRAGWGTGVLALSERALDRLTPVFSGFTGTEESEPWGYVPPPADGASAYRVSNPDPIAEARFATALEEIDRVGVAEISRAIAERVSLVIELADEFAIPVSSSRDEQERAGIVVLSPPVEQVTLLTASLHNHGVTATTRLGSVRLSVHAATSPETLDMLRAAFVSYATAATY from the coding sequence GTGACCATCGAAGACTTTCAGGCCGGGTTCGGCGAAGAACCCGGATACCTCGACTACGGCCGGGTCGGCCCGCTGTCGCGCGCGGTCGTCGAGGAGACGACCGCGTTCGGGCTCGTGCTCGAGCGCGCGAGGCACGGCAGCATGGACGCGTTCGGGGAGCAGGACGCCCGGGTGCGCGCCGCGGCGGCGGCGGTGACCCGGTTCCCCGCCGAGCAGATCGTGTTCCAGCCGAACGCGACGCAGGGCCTCATGCACGCCATGTTCGGGCTCACGGGCACGGTGCTGCTCTCGCCCGACGAGTTCCCGAGCCTGCCCATCGCCGCGGTCCGTGCCCAGGAGGCGCTGCACGTCGTGCAGCCGGCCTGGCTCGAGACCGACCACGGCAAGGTCACGCCGGCCGGCATCCGCGACCAGCTCGAGCAGAACGTGGCCGCCGTGGCGGTGAGCCTCGTCGACTCGCGTACGGGCTACCTGTGCGATCTCGAGGGCATCCGTCAGGTCATCGGCGACCGGCTGCTCATCGTGGACGCCATCCAGGGCTTCGGCGTCGTCGACGCGCCGTGGGAGGCCGCCGACATCATCACCACCGGCGGTCAGAAGTGGTGCCGCGCCGGGTGGGGTACCGGCGTGCTCGCCCTGTCCGAACGCGCCCTCGACCGGCTCACGCCCGTGTTCTCCGGATTCACGGGCACCGAGGAGTCCGAGCCGTGGGGCTACGTCCCGCCGCCCGCCGACGGCGCCTCCGCCTACCGCGTCTCCAACCCCGACCCGATCGCCGAGGCCAGGTTCGCCACGGCCCTCGAGGAGATCGACCGCGTCGGCGTCGCCGAGATCAGCCGCGCCATCGCCGAACGGGTGAGCCTCGTCATCGAGCTCGCCGACGAGTTCGCGATCCCCGTCTCGAGTTCGCGCGACGAGCAGGAGCGCGCCGGCATCGTCGTGCTCTCGCCGCCCGTCGAACAGGTCACGCTGCTCACCGCGTCGCTGCACAACCACGGCGTCACCGCGACGACGCGGCTCGGCTCCGTGCGCCTCAGCGTGCACGCGGCGACGAGCCCCGAGACCCTCGACATGCTCCGCGCCGCGTTCGTCTCGTACGCGACCGCCGCCACCTACTGA
- a CDS encoding KTSC domain-containing protein — translation MARVPPIRSDALDGASYDPERRVLTVQFESGSVYEYFDVEPELALELEAAQPHPWRVVGERVKQHRFRRLN, via the coding sequence ATGGCGAGGGTTCCGCCGATCCGCTCCGACGCGCTCGACGGGGCGTCCTACGATCCCGAGCGCCGGGTGCTCACCGTGCAGTTCGAGTCGGGCTCGGTGTACGAGTACTTCGACGTCGAGCCCGAGCTCGCGCTCGAGCTCGAGGCTGCGCAGCCGCACCCGTGGCGTGTCGTGGGGGAGCGCGTGAAGCAGCACCGGTTCCGCCGTCTGAACTGA
- the xseA gene encoding exodeoxyribonuclease VII large subunit, with product MAQGPTTRETPWPVSVLSGKLKEYVDRLGTVWVEGELTQWGVSAGNVYGKLKDCDVDATVSFTIWSSVRARLTEQFKQGDRVVALVKPSWWVKGGSLTMQVYDLRHVGLGDLLERLERLRAQLAAEGLFALDRKRPLPFLPRVIGLVTGRDSDAEQDVLRNARLRWPAVEFRTVYAAVQGDRTVPEVVRAIERLDADPEVEVIIVARGGGDFQNLLGFSDERVVRAAAAASTPIVSAIGHEADRPLLDEVADLRASTPTDAAKRVVPDVTEELARVEHARARLGMRLSAILTRETDRIAHLRSRPSLATPDWIIDRRAEELTRWVARGTDLVERQLERQQARVSALRTHLRALSPQATLDRGYAIAQGADGRVLREASDAPAGEALTLTLAGGTLAAVSEGEASDHRPAAAEAVGGAE from the coding sequence TTGGCCCAAGGCCCCACCACGCGCGAGACGCCGTGGCCCGTGTCGGTGCTCTCGGGCAAGCTCAAGGAGTACGTCGACCGGCTCGGCACCGTCTGGGTCGAGGGCGAGCTCACCCAGTGGGGCGTGTCGGCGGGAAACGTGTACGGCAAGCTCAAAGACTGCGACGTCGACGCCACGGTGTCGTTCACGATCTGGTCGTCGGTGCGCGCGCGACTCACCGAGCAGTTCAAGCAGGGCGACCGTGTCGTCGCACTCGTGAAGCCCAGCTGGTGGGTCAAGGGCGGCTCGCTCACGATGCAGGTCTACGACCTCCGCCACGTGGGCCTCGGCGATCTGCTCGAACGACTCGAGCGGCTGCGCGCCCAGCTCGCGGCCGAAGGCCTGTTCGCGCTCGACCGCAAGCGCCCGCTGCCCTTCCTCCCCCGCGTGATCGGGCTCGTGACCGGTCGCGACTCCGACGCCGAGCAGGACGTGCTCCGCAACGCCCGCCTGCGGTGGCCGGCCGTGGAGTTCCGCACCGTGTACGCGGCCGTCCAGGGCGATCGCACGGTGCCCGAGGTCGTGCGCGCCATCGAGCGTCTGGATGCCGACCCCGAGGTGGAGGTCATCATCGTGGCGCGCGGCGGCGGCGACTTCCAGAACCTCCTCGGCTTCAGCGATGAACGCGTCGTGCGGGCCGCGGCCGCGGCATCCACCCCGATCGTGTCGGCGATCGGCCACGAGGCCGACCGGCCGCTCCTCGACGAGGTCGCCGACCTGCGTGCCTCCACGCCGACCGATGCGGCCAAGCGCGTGGTGCCCGATGTGACGGAGGAGCTCGCGCGCGTCGAGCACGCTCGCGCGCGGCTCGGCATGCGCCTGTCGGCCATCCTCACGCGCGAGACCGATCGCATCGCCCACCTCCGGTCGCGGCCCTCGCTCGCCACGCCCGACTGGATCATCGACCGGCGCGCCGAGGAGCTCACCCGGTGGGTCGCCCGCGGCACCGACCTCGTGGAGCGCCAGCTCGAGCGCCAGCAGGCGCGCGTGAGCGCGCTCCGCACGCACCTCCGGGCGCTGTCGCCGCAGGCGACGCTCGACCGCGGGTACGCGATCGCGCAGGGCGCCGACGGCCGGGTGCTCCGGGAGGCGTCGGATGCCCCGGCCGGCGAGGCCCTCACCCTGACGCTCGCCGGCGGCACGCTCGCGGCGGTGTCCGAGGGGGAGGCATCCGATCACCGCCCCGCGGCGGCGGAGGCCGTCGGCGGCGCCGAATAG
- a CDS encoding 4-hydroxy-3-methylbut-2-enyl diphosphate reductase — protein MPRIPSVRGRLKDIPVPGRKRVLLAAPRGYCAGVDRAVVAVEKAIEHYGAPVYVRKQIVHNIHVVTELEKQGAVFVDEVDEVPEGAHVVFSAHGVSPAVVNAAADRGLHAIDATCPLVTKVHREAVRFARDDFEILLIGHEGHEEVEGTAGEAPDHVTLVNSPDDVPNIEVRDPDKVVWLSQTTLSVDETMETVRRLRERFPNLQDPPSDDICYATQNRQVAIKKVAQDADLVIVVGSANSSNSVRLVEVALEYGAKAAYRVDFSSEIKQEWLEGVETIGVTSGASVPEGLVQEVLLELADAGYADVAEVKTAEEDLMFSLPKELRRDLAGNRDERALGGRTRAANA, from the coding sequence ATGCCGAGGATCCCGAGCGTGCGAGGCCGGCTCAAGGATATCCCCGTCCCCGGACGCAAGCGCGTGCTGCTCGCGGCGCCCCGCGGCTACTGCGCGGGCGTCGATCGGGCGGTCGTCGCCGTGGAGAAGGCCATCGAGCACTACGGCGCCCCGGTGTACGTGCGCAAGCAGATCGTGCACAACATCCACGTCGTCACCGAGCTCGAGAAGCAGGGCGCCGTCTTCGTCGACGAGGTCGACGAGGTGCCGGAGGGTGCGCACGTGGTCTTCAGCGCCCACGGCGTCTCGCCCGCGGTCGTGAACGCCGCGGCCGATCGGGGCCTGCACGCCATCGACGCGACGTGCCCGCTGGTGACGAAAGTGCACCGCGAGGCGGTCCGCTTCGCGCGCGACGACTTCGAGATCCTCCTGATCGGTCACGAGGGCCACGAAGAGGTCGAGGGCACGGCGGGCGAGGCGCCCGACCACGTCACGCTCGTGAACAGTCCCGACGACGTTCCGAACATCGAGGTCCGCGACCCCGACAAGGTGGTGTGGCTCTCGCAGACGACGCTGTCGGTCGATGAGACGATGGAGACGGTCCGGCGTCTGCGCGAGCGGTTCCCGAATCTGCAGGACCCGCCGTCCGACGACATCTGCTACGCCACGCAGAACCGCCAGGTCGCAATCAAGAAGGTCGCGCAGGACGCCGATCTCGTGATCGTCGTCGGCTCGGCGAACTCCTCGAACAGCGTGCGGCTCGTCGAGGTCGCGCTGGAGTACGGCGCGAAGGCGGCCTACCGCGTCGACTTCTCATCGGAGATCAAGCAGGAGTGGCTCGAGGGCGTCGAGACCATCGGCGTCACGAGCGGGGCGTCCGTGCCCGAGGGGCTGGTGCAGGAGGTGCTGCTCGAGCTGGCCGACGCGGGGTACGCCGACGTCGCCGAGGTGAAGACGGCCGAGGAGGACCTCATGTTCTCCCTGCCGAAGGAGCTCCGCCGCGACCTCGCGGGCAACCGCGACGAGCGGGCCCTCGGCGGTCGCACGCGCGCCGCGAACGCCTGA
- a CDS encoding MarR family winged helix-turn-helix transcriptional regulator: protein MKTRGVRPIGMALWDATQVVHREFERILADHGGNRATWFIFLALDGADHPTQRELARAVGISDATLTHHLRNLEDRGLVERTRDPDDRRVQCIEFTAEGRAAFTRMRDDAVAFDRRLRAELGADATAALIDALEVLTTSIGDAGTTPPPPIG from the coding sequence ATGAAGACCCGAGGCGTCCGACCGATCGGCATGGCCCTGTGGGATGCCACGCAGGTCGTGCACCGCGAGTTCGAGCGCATCCTCGCCGACCACGGCGGGAACCGCGCGACGTGGTTCATCTTCCTCGCGCTCGACGGGGCCGACCACCCCACCCAGCGAGAGCTGGCGCGCGCGGTCGGCATCAGCGACGCGACCCTCACCCATCACCTGCGCAACCTCGAGGATCGCGGCCTCGTGGAGCGCACGCGCGACCCCGACGACCGTCGGGTGCAGTGCATCGAGTTCACGGCGGAGGGCCGCGCCGCCTTCACCCGCATGCGCGATGACGCGGTCGCCTTCGACCGGCGTCTGCGCGCCGAGCTCGGCGCCGACGCCACCGCGGCGCTCATCGACGCCCTCGAGGTGCTGACGACCTCGATCGGCGACGCCGGCACCACGCCGCCGCCGCCCATCGGGTGA
- a CDS encoding exodeoxyribonuclease VII small subunit: MPTPADVAELSYEQARDELVQVVAELEQGSATLEQSLALWERGEALAARCEEWLVGAKARLEAARAGSRPSDEQAG; the protein is encoded by the coding sequence ATGCCCACCCCCGCGGATGTCGCCGAGCTCAGCTACGAGCAGGCGCGCGACGAGCTCGTGCAGGTCGTCGCCGAGCTCGAGCAGGGGTCGGCGACGCTCGAGCAGTCGCTCGCCCTCTGGGAACGCGGCGAGGCGCTCGCCGCCCGCTGCGAGGAGTGGCTCGTCGGCGCGAAGGCCCGCCTCGAGGCGGCCCGCGCGGGCTCCCGTCCGAGCGACGAGCAGGCCGGCTGA